One Aquamicrobium sp. genomic region harbors:
- a CDS encoding DUF1858 domain-containing protein, with the protein MKPALDEDMTMDDIMREWPATIRVVLDHGMLCVGCPIASFHTVEDAVKEHALDGDRFRHAIEDAMRA; encoded by the coding sequence ATGAAGCCGGCTCTGGACGAAGACATGACCATGGACGACATCATGAGGGAGTGGCCGGCCACCATCCGGGTCGTGCTCGATCACGGCATGCTGTGCGTCGGCTGCCCGATCGCCTCGTTCCACACCGTCGAGGACGCGGTCAAGGAGCATGCGCTCGACGGCGACCGCTTCCGCCACGCCATCGAGGACGCGATGCGTGCCTGA
- a CDS encoding DUF2189 domain-containing protein, which yields MTTTPSQQADTRPVPLNHRRRRGLPASAALGWLAAGWRDFITAPLPSLAYGLAVFALSVTVVWTLFTLGLDYILFPALAGFMVVGPLVAIGLYGKSRDLAEGRTPSLARMVFVKAASGPQVLFTGAILCLLMLLWMRAAVIVYALFFGLRPFPGLDHVAQMLLTTPEGWGMLVVGTAIGGLFAAFSFAVSTFAVPMLLAERTDAFTAMGTSISLTWNNLSVMLAWGAIVTALVALSIATGLIGLIVAFPVLGHGTWHSYKAIRGAIRQGDRAEAGG from the coding sequence ATGACCACCACGCCCTCGCAGCAGGCAGACACAAGGCCGGTGCCGCTCAACCATCGCCGCCGGCGTGGCCTGCCGGCTTCCGCCGCGCTCGGCTGGCTCGCCGCCGGCTGGCGCGATTTCATCACCGCGCCGCTGCCGAGCCTCGCCTACGGCCTCGCCGTCTTCGCCCTCTCGGTCACCGTCGTGTGGACGCTGTTCACGCTCGGCCTCGACTACATCCTGTTCCCGGCGCTGGCCGGGTTCATGGTGGTCGGGCCGCTGGTCGCCATCGGCCTCTACGGCAAGAGCCGCGACCTCGCCGAGGGCAGGACGCCGTCGCTGGCGCGCATGGTCTTCGTCAAGGCGGCGTCGGGGCCTCAGGTGCTGTTCACCGGCGCGATCCTGTGCCTGCTGATGCTGCTGTGGATGCGCGCGGCGGTCATCGTCTACGCGCTGTTCTTCGGCTTGAGGCCGTTCCCCGGCCTCGACCATGTGGCGCAGATGCTGCTGACCACGCCCGAGGGCTGGGGCATGCTCGTCGTCGGCACCGCCATCGGCGGGCTGTTCGCCGCCTTCTCCTTCGCGGTCTCGACCTTCGCGGTGCCGATGCTGCTGGCGGAGCGCACCGACGCCTTCACCGCCATGGGCACCTCGATCTCGCTGACCTGGAACAACCTCTCCGTCATGCTCGCCTGGGGCGCGATCGTCACCGCGCTCGTCGCCTTGAGCATCGCCACCGGGCTCATCGGCCTGATCGTCGCCTTCCCCGTGCTCGGGCACGGAACATGGCACAGCTACAAGGCCATCCGGGGGGCCATCCGGCAGGGCGACCGGGCCGAGGCGGGCGGCTAG
- a CDS encoding cbb3-type cytochrome c oxidase subunit 3 produces MGIDHDTLVGFAKSWGLFYLIAFSIAVLVYTFWPSNRKRFDRAKKSILEDDDRPKNGGSGEK; encoded by the coding sequence ATGGGGATCGACCACGACACGCTCGTCGGCTTCGCCAAGAGCTGGGGGCTGTTCTACCTGATCGCCTTCTCGATCGCGGTGCTGGTCTACACGTTCTGGCCGTCCAACCGGAAACGCTTCGACCGCGCCAAGAAAAGCATTCTCGAAGACGACGACCGGCCGAAGAACGGCGGATCGGGGGAGAAATAG
- a CDS encoding DUF2249 domain-containing protein, with product MSIPPLDLDVRPILRDGGEPFGAIMEAVAGLAPGQSLRLLAPFKPAPLFGVLGARGFEPSAREIGGGDWEVLFTPQAAATSPQNDNGAGNGTGAGGERWPEPSIELDNRDLDPPEPMVRTLEVLERMAPGETLAAILPREPIFLLKELETRGHRWRGETTADGSYRIVVLAGEGQAAS from the coding sequence ATGAGCATTCCGCCCCTCGATCTCGACGTGCGGCCGATCCTGCGCGACGGCGGCGAGCCGTTCGGCGCGATCATGGAGGCGGTGGCCGGCCTCGCGCCTGGCCAGAGCCTGCGCCTGCTCGCCCCCTTCAAGCCCGCTCCCCTTTTCGGCGTGCTCGGCGCGCGCGGCTTCGAGCCGAGCGCGCGCGAGATCGGCGGCGGCGATTGGGAGGTGCTGTTCACGCCGCAGGCCGCCGCCACCTCACCGCAGAACGACAACGGAGCCGGCAACGGGACGGGCGCCGGGGGCGAGCGCTGGCCCGAGCCGTCGATCGAGCTGGACAACCGCGACCTCGACCCGCCCGAGCCCATGGTGCGCACGCTCGAGGTGCTGGAGCGGATGGCGCCGGGCGAGACGCTGGCCGCGATCCTGCCGCGCGAGCCGATCTTCCTGCTCAAGGAGCTGGAGACGCGCGGCCACCGCTGGCGCGGCGAGACCACGGCCGACGGCAGCTATCGCATCGTCGTCCTCGCAGGCGAAGGACAGGCGGCATCGTGA
- a CDS encoding group III truncated hemoglobin — MKGRASPQRTILVDGKPLPELLDEAMIRAVVHGFYADVRRDPLIGPIFNAALAPDEWPAHLDKLCDFWSATLLRTDRYGGRPLPPHLRIPGLGEDHFRRWLSLFRDTVQRLCPADVAALFMDRALRIAHSFRLAVAFSRGEDTTTIAPIAGDGL; from the coding sequence ATGAAGGGCCGCGCATCGCCGCAGCGGACGATCCTCGTCGACGGCAAGCCGCTGCCCGAGCTGCTCGACGAGGCGATGATCCGCGCCGTCGTCCACGGCTTCTACGCCGACGTGCGGCGCGACCCGCTGATCGGCCCGATCTTCAACGCGGCGCTCGCGCCCGACGAATGGCCGGCGCATCTCGACAAGCTGTGCGACTTCTGGTCGGCGACGCTTTTGCGCACCGACCGCTATGGCGGGCGGCCGCTGCCGCCGCACCTGCGCATCCCCGGTCTCGGCGAGGATCATTTCCGCCGCTGGCTCTCGCTGTTCCGCGACACTGTGCAGCGGCTCTGCCCCGCGGATGTCGCCGCCCTTTTCATGGACAGGGCGCTTCGCATCGCCCATTCTTTCCGCCTTGCCGTCGCCTTCAGCAGGGGCGAGGACACGACGACGATCGCGCCCATCGCGGGAGACGGGCTTTGA
- the ccoS gene encoding cbb3-type cytochrome oxidase assembly protein CcoS: protein MNSLVFLIPIALLFGVVALTSFLWSLRTGQYDDLDGAGERILLRDEREG, encoded by the coding sequence ATGAACAGTCTCGTCTTCCTCATCCCCATCGCCCTCCTGTTCGGCGTCGTCGCGCTGACCTCGTTCCTGTGGTCGCTGCGCACCGGCCAGTACGACGATCTCGACGGCGCGGGCGAGCGCATCCTGCTGCGCGACGAACGCGAGGGCTGA
- a CDS encoding DUF6522 family protein, producing MRIERDAQGDFVLEPALLMRGLSISEAELQRRMRAGEITSVVEDGEGEDRGRRRLSVRCGDTVWRAVLDGANTILSEETFDLRFRRWRAPKPHAS from the coding sequence ATGCGGATCGAACGGGACGCGCAGGGCGATTTCGTGCTCGAGCCGGCGCTGCTGATGCGCGGGCTTTCGATCTCCGAGGCCGAGTTGCAGCGCCGGATGCGCGCCGGCGAGATCACCAGCGTCGTCGAGGACGGCGAGGGCGAGGATCGCGGCCGCCGCCGCCTAAGCGTCCGCTGCGGCGACACGGTCTGGCGCGCCGTGCTCGACGGGGCGAACACCATCCTCAGCGAGGAGACCTTCGACCTGCGCTTCCGGCGCTGGCGCGCGCCGAAGCCGCACGCGTCCTGA
- the ccoP gene encoding cytochrome-c oxidase, cbb3-type subunit III, giving the protein MARERHDPVTGQMTTGHEWNGIEELDTPIPRVALFFLVTTALFALGYWILMPAWPLGVTYTRGLLGFDQREVVTRQVDEAAAARANWVERVMALDYAEIRADAALMEIVNEAGHALFGDNCAVCHGTAGTGGPGFPDLAAGAWLWGGDAGTIHETIRVGINSGHDETRMSQMMAFGRDGVLERDEVRAVAAYVRSLSGQDLSATEAARRGAGEEIFAENCASCHGEDATGMVELGAPNLADDVWIYGGDAQSVQASIHGGRQGHMPHWEGRLKPLDLKVLALYVGSLAAGGAGGEE; this is encoded by the coding sequence ATGGCGCGTGAGAGGCACGATCCCGTCACCGGGCAGATGACGACGGGGCACGAGTGGAACGGCATCGAGGAGCTCGACACGCCGATCCCGCGCGTTGCGCTGTTCTTCCTCGTCACCACGGCGCTGTTCGCGCTCGGCTACTGGATATTGATGCCGGCATGGCCGCTCGGCGTCACCTACACGCGCGGCCTGCTCGGCTTCGACCAGCGCGAGGTGGTGACGCGGCAGGTCGACGAGGCGGCCGCCGCCCGCGCCAACTGGGTCGAGCGCGTGATGGCGCTCGACTATGCCGAGATCCGCGCCGACGCGGCGCTGATGGAGATCGTCAACGAGGCGGGCCACGCCCTCTTCGGCGACAACTGCGCCGTCTGCCACGGCACGGCCGGCACCGGCGGGCCGGGCTTCCCCGACCTGGCCGCCGGCGCGTGGCTGTGGGGCGGCGACGCCGGGACCATCCACGAGACGATCCGCGTCGGCATCAATTCCGGCCATGACGAGACCCGCATGTCGCAGATGATGGCGTTCGGCCGCGACGGCGTGCTGGAGCGCGATGAGGTGCGCGCGGTCGCCGCCTATGTGCGCTCGCTGTCGGGGCAGGACCTGTCGGCGACCGAGGCGGCGCGGCGCGGCGCGGGCGAGGAGATCTTCGCCGAGAACTGCGCCTCCTGCCATGGCGAGGACGCCACCGGCATGGTCGAGCTCGGCGCGCCGAACCTCGCCGACGACGTCTGGATCTATGGCGGCGACGCGCAGTCGGTCCAGGCATCGATCCATGGCGGCCGGCAGGGCCACATGCCGCATTGGGAAGGGCGGCTGAAGCCGCTCGACCTCAAGGTGCTGGCGCTCTATGTCGGCAGCCTCGCCGCCGGCGGCGCGGGAGGAGAGGAATGA
- a CDS encoding Rrf2 family transcriptional regulator, with protein MRLTNFSDYALRMLMYAASAGDRLITIEETARVYSLSRTHLNKVANTLTRGGYLKAVRGRSGGLTLARRPEAIRIGDVIRLTEPDFSLVECFATGNQCVLTRCCKLAGVMSEAAASFQATLDRYTLADIALTPGDFFGSPVPARQREGETLPA; from the coding sequence ATGCGGCTGACCAACTTTTCCGACTACGCGCTGCGCATGCTGATGTATGCTGCCTCGGCCGGCGACCGGCTCATCACCATCGAGGAGACGGCGCGCGTCTACAGCCTGTCGCGGACGCACCTCAACAAGGTCGCCAACACGCTGACGCGCGGCGGCTACCTCAAGGCGGTGCGCGGGCGCTCCGGCGGGCTGACGCTCGCCCGCCGCCCCGAGGCCATCCGCATCGGCGACGTGATCCGCCTGACCGAGCCGGATTTCTCGCTGGTCGAATGCTTCGCCACCGGCAACCAGTGCGTGCTGACCCGCTGCTGCAAGCTCGCCGGGGTCATGAGCGAGGCGGCCGCCTCGTTCCAGGCGACGCTCGACCGCTACACGCTCGCCGACATCGCGCTGACGCCCGGCGACTTCTTCGGCAGCCCGGTTCCGGCGCGCCAGCGCGAGGGCGAGACACTTCCGGCGTGA
- a CDS encoding Crp/Fnr family transcriptional regulator translates to MSRLDRSLISGLPLFDGMAADDLDRILNAARSLRFSAGSNVFEQEEEAHSFFVLLDGHVRVMKTTPEGQQVTVRYITPGELMGIAQAIGRTTYPATALAVVDCVVLAWPGTMWSQFAAAFPSFGANTYKTVGERLQDTQAQVVEMATKQVEQRVAHALLRLINQRGRKTEEGIVVDFPISRQDIAEMTGTTLHTVSRLLTAWEEKGLVKGGRRKVTVVEPHRLMVLAEGRASGH, encoded by the coding sequence GTGAGCCGTCTCGATCGCTCGCTGATTTCGGGCCTGCCGCTGTTCGACGGAATGGCGGCCGACGATCTCGACCGCATCCTCAACGCCGCCCGCTCGCTGCGGTTTTCCGCCGGCTCGAACGTCTTCGAGCAGGAGGAGGAGGCCCATTCCTTCTTCGTTCTGCTCGACGGCCATGTGCGGGTGATGAAGACGACGCCGGAGGGCCAGCAGGTCACGGTGCGCTACATCACGCCGGGCGAGCTGATGGGCATCGCCCAGGCGATCGGCCGCACAACCTATCCGGCGACGGCTCTGGCCGTGGTCGATTGCGTGGTGCTGGCCTGGCCCGGCACCATGTGGTCGCAATTCGCCGCCGCCTTCCCCTCGTTCGGCGCCAACACCTACAAGACCGTCGGCGAGCGGCTTCAGGACACGCAGGCGCAGGTCGTCGAGATGGCGACCAAGCAGGTCGAGCAGCGGGTCGCGCACGCGCTGCTGCGCCTGATCAACCAGCGCGGCCGCAAGACCGAGGAGGGCATCGTCGTCGACTTCCCGATCTCGCGGCAGGACATCGCCGAGATGACCGGGACGACGCTGCACACGGTCAGCCGGCTTTTGACCGCCTGGGAGGAGAAGGGTCTGGTCAAGGGCGGCCGCCGCAAGGTGACGGTGGTGGAGCCGCACCGGCTGATGGTCCTCGCCGAGGGCCGCGCCTCGGGGCACTGA
- the ccoO gene encoding cytochrome-c oxidase, cbb3-type subunit II: MAEFFHRKLERSAIGFVLAIVGVSAIGGMVEIAPLFTIDETVEQAPDMRVYTPLELAGRNIYVREGCYACHSQMIRTLRDEVERYGPYSLAVESSYDRPMLWGSKRTGPDLARLGGKYSDAWHVAHLVNPRDVVPESVMPRYGWLQRDNLRIDDLGRHLKAMQRLGVPYTDEMIENATADAMGQAAPDSGYAAGVAERYGEATNVRVFDGEPGRLTEMDALVAYLQILGRLTDAAHATDAVETGALDAAPAETE; the protein is encoded by the coding sequence ATGGCCGAATTCTTCCACCGCAAGCTGGAGCGTAGCGCCATCGGCTTCGTGCTCGCCATCGTCGGCGTTTCGGCCATCGGCGGCATGGTCGAGATCGCGCCGCTGTTCACCATCGACGAGACGGTCGAGCAGGCGCCCGACATGCGCGTCTACACGCCGCTCGAGCTCGCCGGGCGCAACATCTATGTGCGCGAGGGCTGCTATGCCTGCCACAGCCAGATGATCCGCACCCTGCGCGACGAGGTCGAGCGCTACGGGCCGTATTCGCTGGCCGTCGAATCGAGCTACGACCGGCCGATGCTGTGGGGCTCGAAGCGCACCGGGCCGGACCTCGCCCGCCTCGGCGGCAAATATTCCGACGCCTGGCATGTGGCGCATCTCGTCAACCCGCGCGACGTGGTGCCGGAATCGGTGATGCCGCGCTATGGCTGGCTCCAGCGCGACAATCTGCGCATCGACGATCTCGGCCGGCATCTCAAGGCGATGCAGCGCCTCGGCGTGCCCTATACCGACGAGATGATCGAGAACGCCACCGCCGACGCGATGGGCCAGGCCGCGCCCGATTCCGGCTACGCCGCCGGCGTCGCCGAGCGCTACGGCGAGGCCACCAACGTCCGCGTCTTCGACGGCGAGCCGGGCCGGCTGACCGAGATGGACGCGCTCGTCGCCTATCTCCAGATCCTCGGCCGGCTGACCGACGCCGCGCACGCGACCGACGCCGTCGAGACCGGCGCGCTCGATGCCGCGCCGGCGGAAACGGAGTGA